Part of the Onthophagus taurus isolate NC chromosome 11, IU_Otau_3.0, whole genome shotgun sequence genome is shown below.
AAACGTGTTTGGTAAACGGCCGCCATTTTATCAATCGTATGATTTTTCCGTTAGCAATTGCAAACGGTGTTTGTGtcatcttaaatttaaaatcaacaaaaaagaatggCAGAAGcccgaaattatttatttaatggaTTAGTGTATActatctttgaaaatgaagaaattcatGATAAATTGAGCAGTATGTacctataaattaattaaaattgtaaataaatgtcATTAAAGCGCCATCTGTTGTTATCAAATCATATGTCTATAGAAAAATTGGCCGTTCACCAAATCACCAACGCAATCGTAACCCGTTTGCGTTTGCCAACGTAAACGGAATTCTCTGGTGAACGCGCCCATTAAGGACAGTTTCTCccaaaattcttaatttaatccaaaaaaaataaataaataataatacacagacactaacaataacaattaacaaaactacaaaaacaaataataacaacgttaacaaaatattaataatcataataaacgtTGTAAACACCGCCCCTCAGCAGCGACACACGATTCTACCCTTCGCCTCATTAAATTTCGTATTCTTTCAAATATTCCTGGTGTATTCCTGATAGTTTCACATGATGCGATGATACGATTCcataaatcattaatattttcaacagAAGTTGAATAAACCAGGGTTTTAAGAAAACCCCAAAGACAGAAATCTAATGGATTTAATTCCTGAGATCTGGCTGGCCAATTCTGAGGACCACCGCGGCCTATCCAACGATTTGTATAAACTTCGTCTAAATAGCGACGATTGTTAATACTAAAATGCGCTGGCGCTCCATCATGCATGTACAgagtgggcaaatttgggtgttatagGCTacctcagaaactataagagatatgaaaaaagtaggtgtcatgccccggtctctttttcgagactaatccaatgccgcaaacaccaaacctctatcttcgtttgttttaaagttatagccaaaaacgTATTgcactatacagggtgattcaaaaaaccgctggcAGATttctagggcaggtaatacatcaaaaattaagatgaaaagtcttaatatacatggggtcgcaaatgcctccttaacgagatacagcggatcaaagtttctttaaaattaaacattacctgcaataaaaagcccttttttaaaaatatttttgtaattcgcaaCGGTAATGAAACCTCTAACAGTAcccaaacgggtgctgtaatgagattttagtaacattttatggaaccagttcaagttggtgacattgggtcattaatttttctagttgtcaatgtgacaatgtttgtctatGTATGTTTAAATACGTTCTtaacatcgaatacaaggtccacaatgatgaggacattgaactctgagcaatttctcttattttgggaggtgtacatgaaacatttttatcaggtGAATacgttttgtgttttgacagttctATTTGTcattcaaatttcttttttcaagtgttacgttgttaccaactgctacatacctatttccctacattgtcaaaatttattttatttttgagaaaaaaaaggataaaaacgcgaattacaaaaaatagcataaaaaacacgtttcataagacttaaagcacttcaacttgaattcgtgcatttcaaacgtatcttacgaaacttgttttttaatatactatttcaactccactgctaattttgtcaaacgggtagtttttgattgaattaacaaattttctacaaacgtgtttttcttaaaaactattgctttgatcaaagttttgtaagagaccaattgatagataattgatcactttacacgcgtAGAAAGCAATGgcgtagacaatatttttaaaagaggGCTTTTTAtagcagataatgtttaattttaaagaaactttgatccgctatatctcgccaacgaggcatttgcgaccccatgtatattaagactattcatcttGATTTTTCGtgtattatctactctagaagtctgtcagcggttttttgaatcacctgTATATTGTATACTAAACTTCTCTTAGGTGTTCGCGAAACTCTCTTGTTGGTTCTAATTGTTGACAGGTACATCTTTTCCATTGATTTTATTGCATTCGTTTGCTGGTAATTGCCGTCTTCTCTTTGCACGGGGACATGACTCATTATCAGAGATTACATTTGTATTCATCTTTATCGGATGATAAACATTTCACTCTCCGCTTTCTTCAGAATCCCATATTCATGCACATGACTGTTTTCTATTTCATCTAGAAATTCCTTTTCAGTTAACAGTCGATTTCTCTTCCGATTAACCGCCATACCAGATTTACACGGGATTTACTATATTTTAGCATGTATCAAGAAATTACATTAAAGGTAACCTTAAAAATTACAACTTCTCACCTCGAGAAACAGTGTAAACAACAAGTGCAACCGATGTAAATGACATACATGTACAGGTCGATAGACCTAGAAGTTAAgagacaaaaacaaaaagctcgTAAATATTACGATGGTTACTCTTCTAGGGTGTGTGTAACAATgcaatacacaaaaatatatttccataaagACCTGGGCGTACCTTTGtctcacataaaatgcaatatgtcaatataatttgacattacagtaaaacctcaatataacAGATCAATACGGGGAAcgcagtgtccgttatagctcaaaatttacaacaatctagcactgaagaaaaaatgaaaaagctatactaacactaacactagacctaatgtgagacatagaactagaaacattctaacactagctctagtgttattttaattgttatgcagcgctagaccaagaattTAAGAGACGtcaccttttccaagcaaaattCTTCCTTTGTAAAACTCCCCAGTGCGTGTACCTATTTGCATTTTTTTAgttacattttatgtgggacagtgccagtgcatagtagttttgTAACTATCCTATTGCAAGTTATATGAAATACCCGATATATGATTtctaatcatttttattattaatgtcaaatttgacgtttaactgTCATATGCGAAATTTTTTCGGCTACATTTTTGGtgcttaaaataaaacttgttattttagtttcaacattacaattttaacatatttatttattgcattATCCCGCTTGCCGTCTAAGCGCCAAATTTACGTctaaaaaacagtttttaattagaatttttgtttctataattcacaagttttaatttttgggtttTTGTTGGCATTACTTAGGgttcgtataaaatttatatcgtttttctaattatttttgataaagttttaattttattttaattatttgtatataaataaaaaatccaaaaactgattttttttttaaataacgatATTTTGAGACGATTTAgtatcaaaacaaaattcCCTGTTTATCTCACCAGCTAActatacaacaatttgacagttaTTATAGAAAGAAAATGAACTGCATCTATTTTCCAACTTAATTACTAAATTTGCTCAATTTAACTGtaaatatttgtgtttatcttgatttttcacgccaaattaaaaaaaaatatatttttaaattatttttggatttgTGATGATTTTTGTTAGATGGAAGTAATGTGGGTTGCAGAtatcataatttattattcttaatttatttcattaacattaaaattattaaaaattttattttttagtacgAAACAGCATTAAAACAAACCGAACAAGTAAACGAATCCCAAATAGAAGATTTTAAACCCCCAATAAACCTTTTAAGATTCTCCCCGCCGCCAAATTGCAAATTAGATGTCCCCACTTTAAACGTAACCGAGTACTTAACGAGTCAAAATGTGTGTTTGAATTCGTACGAAGAACGTTTCGGCGTCGAAACTAAAGGCGAAGATTTATGGTTAACATCGCTGTCGAGTAGCAGCAAAGCTAATTTGAAGAAGATTTATACAAAACGGGCTCGCCATGAAAGTAATAGCAGCACAAACGAGAAATTATCCCCTTTAACATCAACAATAAACACagtaattaatcaaaataattgtgCTAAATGTGAAGGTGAATCTGTTAGTCAACAAAAAGAATTGGTTGTTACTGATGTTGTTGATCAAGCCGTTAATACGATATTATCGCTTcaagttaatttattgaaagatGATAAACAGAATGAGGCGAATAATTCGATGGagattaaaattgaaagtgaCGAGATTAATGGGAGCATCGCGTTTAATGAGAAGAAGGAGGTTGAAGTTACTGAATTGATGAAAGGGTGGACGGTTAATAATTGTGGTACTTTATGTGTTGGGGATTTAtatttaatggtaaaaaatcgcttttaaattttaaataaatttaaaaaaaaattttttttagtatggGTCGGATTCTAAGTTAACATTGGAATATAGTTGGGatcaaatcgaaaataaagaagtaatTGAGCATGATATAACTAATCAAGACGTTGTTGAAGAGTACTCAAGtcaatcaaataaaatttcgaaCATCTTAAAGCGCCTTTTATCAATGGCGAAATTACATTATCGCAAAAATCGCATTCAATGTCCTTGTGGTCATATTTGTGGGGGagtttcgaaaaataaaaatcgaaccACCACCAAAGTCATCACTGGCagagaaaaattttataacaacgCCGATGTAATTACAAAATCACCACAAAacttcatttatttaattaattttattatagaaACCAACATCGATTGACCCCCAACTTAACAACACAACCTTAAATAATGAACCAGCTTTAAGACGAGTTTCACCTTCAGTATTATTCAGGAGACCAGGTTCCCCCAACGATTTATTAATGGCACAATTAGatgtaaatcaaaaataattaatttaatttttaatttaaatcaatattttttagtcAATACAAAAATTACGCCCTCGATACTGTAACCGTAAAGGTCGTCGCCCAAGAACTAAACCAGTCGTTGTAGAGAGAAAACTTCCAATTTTAGCAAATCGCCTCGAAGACGGGCGACAAATCGTTCAAATGAGCATAATATCACAAGAAAACGTCGCTGGCTCCACTCAAAACACAAATCCTCGCCCAATCGCGCCTAAAACCACCCAAGAAAACGAAACGCAACTCAATAACTCCGAAAAATCCGTTTCAACATACAGTTTAGTTTCGATTTTAACCCCTCATCAAACCGTTTCAGAAACtgtaaatgttattaatgataatgCGATAACTCCAAGCCGAGCCGGTTCTCCCagtgatatttcaaatttgattcaATTGGCGCTTAATTCGAATAATGGGGAGGAAAATGATGAGGTGGCGGGTGAAGAACCAACGAGTTTTGTGGGGCTTTTACCTACAACGACAATTGTAACATCGGCGACACCACCAACGAGTCCTTCTagagttttaaaagaaaacgaagaTCAATGGTTAAATGCGGAAGTTGCCGATTTTTCGTTCAGCAGTTTTTTAGGGCATTTAGAGTCGCCGATTAAAGCCGCACAATCTAATGCGAGTTGCGCCAGCGAAGACTCTAGGTTGTGTTTAACTCAAGCGGTGCGTATTTGAGCTTTTAATttatagatggcgctaaatttttttaattatttcaggTACAATCACTTTTAACTGAAAGTAGTTTGGATTATACTGCTAAATTTGCAGATTTGGCAGCTAAAGTAActgatattcaaaaataatgcCAATCAATTCGAtgttgattaatttataattaaaaatttgtaattgtttattaaaaactatttaatttgatgattttttttaataaagtattttttaatagataattttaaaacggTTTATTAATtcgtaacaatattaaaagataaagtggagaaaaaaatgaaataaaattaaattaacctcGCCTGTAGGCAGTATCACAagga
Proteins encoded:
- the LOC111425023 gene encoding protein cramped; translation: MANNELPVSCKFILDQQIPIDELLGSVTTYNNVEGSEAKNMQIRASARVFKKMKLDSTPTQTLPSPIIEKKEPIKEESKPEGRRPLRLWDLEDKKLFFEALNEYGKDFEAIHAYITTKLKKKGVPEYQYKTREQIRHLYYRTWHKISKHLIFSEEVKKVAQELYGLINYGELRKKLLFVSEKACMKLNELIYRGSVAIRTRGKTIRVRTPICRALRILNQLDDGHNDLKLPLKINVELKPKDMDTWMVVQKLSQNPRIKTTVPLQRRVSALLLYLNDKWKTYETTQYETALKQTEQVNESQIEDFKPPINLLRFSPPPNCKLDVPTLNVTEYLTSQNVCLNSYEERFGVETKGEDLWLTSLSSSSKANLKKIYTKRARHESNSSTNEKLSPLTSTINTVINQNNCAKCEGESVSQQKELVVTDVVDQAVNTILSLQVNLLKDDKQNEANNSMEIKIESDEINGSIAFNEKKEVEVTELMKGWTVNNCGTLCVGDLYLMYGSDSKLTLEYSWDQIENKEVIEHDITNQDVVEEYSSQSNKISNILKRLLSMAKLHYRKNRIQCPCGHICGGVSKNKNRTTTKVITGREKFYNNADKPTSIDPQLNNTTLNNEPALRRVSPSVLFRRPGSPNDLLMAQLDSIQKLRPRYCNRKGRRPRTKPVVVERKLPILANRLEDGRQIVQMSIISQENVAGSTQNTNPRPIAPKTTQENETQLNNSEKSVSTYSLVSILTPHQTVSETVNVINDNAITPSRAGSPSDISNLIQLALNSNNGEENDEVAGEEPTSFVGLLPTTTIVTSATPPTSPSRVLKENEDQWLNAEVADFSFSSFLGHLESPIKAAQSNASCASEDSRLCLTQAVQSLLTESSLDYTAKFADLAAKVTDIQK